One Prinia subflava isolate CZ2003 ecotype Zambia chromosome 8, Cam_Psub_1.2, whole genome shotgun sequence DNA window includes the following coding sequences:
- the RAB5C gene encoding ras-related protein Rab-5C encodes MAGRGGAARPNGPAAGNKICQFKLVLLGESAVGKSSLVLRFVKGQFHEYQESTIGAAFLTQTVCLDDTTVKFEIWDTAGQERYHSLAPMYYRGAQAAIVVYDITNTDTFVRAKNWVKELQRQASPNIVIALAGNKADLANKRAVDFQDAQTYADDNSLLFMETSAKTAMNVNEIFMAIAKKLPKNEPQNAPGGPGRNRVVDLQESSQPSRSQCCSN; translated from the exons ATGGCAGGTCGAGGTGGAGCTGCCCGACCGAATGGACCAGCTGCTGGGAACAAAATCTGCCAGTTTAAACTTGTTCTCTTGGGCGAGTCGGCGGTGGGGAAGTCCAGCCTGGTCCTGCGCTTCGTGAAGGGGCAGTTCCACGAGTACCAGGAGAGCACAATTGGAG CTGCCTTCCTAACACAGACAGTGTGTCTGGATGACACAACGGTGAAGTTTGAGATCTGGGACACGGCGGGGCAGGAGCGATACCACAGCCTGGCCCCCATGTACTACCGGGGGGCTCAGGCAGCCATCGTGGTCTACGACATCACCAACACA GACACATTTGTACGAGCCAAGAACTGGGTGAAAGAGTTGCAGAGGCAGGCTAGCCCCAATATTGTAATTGCACTAGCAGGAAACAAGGCAGACCTTGCTAACAAGAGAGCTGTGGACTTCCAG GATGCACAAACATATGCAGATGACAACAGCTTGCTGTTCATGGAGACGTCAGCGAAGACAGCGATGAATGTGAATGAAATCTTCATGGCAATAG CCAAGAAACTGCCAAAAAATGAACCCCAGAATGCTCCTGGTGGCCCAGGCAGGAATCGGGTGGTGGACCTTCAGGAGAGCAGCCAGCCGAGCAGAAGCCAGTGCTGCAGCAACTGA
- the LOC134553772 gene encoding inactive phospholipase C-like protein 2: protein MAEGPRGAPPPGSPRPAAPLPNGPRGGGGGSPGSGSGSSSREDSAERSPAPAAPRASIMKDGSRQRAPHKKKTVSFSSMPNDRKINSTAACISLMLEGCELKKVRSNSRMYSRFFVLDSDMRSVRWEPSKKDSDKAKIEIKSVKEVRVGKKTPVLRSNGLSDQFPDECAFSIIYGDNYESLDLVASSADVVSAWVMGLRYLVSYGKHSPEAPGTGHPSLRTSWISSVFDLADLEKSGRIPVSRAVQLIKALNPGMKTSTIELKFKELQKASERPGTEVACDLFVEAYCELCTRPEIFFLLVQFSSNKEYLGVKDLLMFLEVEQGMEGVTEEKCLEIVSKYEPSKEGREKGYLAIDGFTRYLLSADCSIFDPQHRKVCQDMAQPLSHYYISSAHSACLLEDNFWGRSDITGYISALGLGCRSIELVLWDGPEGEPVVYTSPSAASCVPFRAVVGLIDQHAFTASAYPLILCLVVRCSAAQQRLAAQCLRKTLGEKLYLEPPNPVASYLPSPEELKGRILIKGKKLPPTCEDSEGEVSDEEEGWELARRLGQEDREAPEGGGLRRVRLSRELSELVSLCQAVPFQDFESSRRGQRYWEMCSFSEVEAGRFANECPAELVSYNKRFLSRIYPSPMRIDASNMNPQDFWKCGCQMVAMNYQTPGLMMDLNAGWFRQNGACGYVLRPAIMREEVSYFSANAKDSLPGVPAQLLHLKVISGQNLPKPKGSGAKGEVVEPYVCAEIHGIPADCAEHRTKTALQSGDNPIFDESLEFQINLPELAVLRFVVLDDDYIGDEFIAQYTIPFECLQPGYRHVPLQSLAGEPLPHATLFVHVAITDRRGGGKGHRRGLAGRRGRRVREYTSTKATGIKAIDEVFRTATQPLREATDLRENVQNALVSFKELCGLTPAANMKQCILTVSTWLLHSDSTPSVTLNLAEQYPPMEAQGPIPDLLRKVLTAYETMIQTSRTLIESADAVYGKLIQAQQAGMDFHKELHRIETKEGLRGRKLQKALESFAWNITVLKGQADLLKHAKAEALDNLWQIHNAGQSCGIGRNGSASPEPSRLQAPLEPIPETDGGGDTASC from the exons ATGGCGGAGGGGCCCCGGGGCGCCCCGCCGCCGGGctcgccccgccccgccgcgccgctgCCCAACgggccccgcggcggcggcggcggcagccccggctcgggctcaggcagcagcagccgcgAGGACTCGGCGGAGCGgagccccgcgcccgccgcgccccgggcCAGCATCATGAAG GATGGCTCTCGGCAGCGGGCGCCACACAAGAAGAAGACGGTGTCCTTCAGCTCCATGCCCAATGACCGCAAGATCAacagcacagctgcctgcaTCTCCCTCATGCTGGAGGGCTGTGAGCTGAAGAAGGTGCGCTCCAACTCCCGCATGTACAGCCGCTTCTTCGTGCTGGACTCTGACATGCGCTCTGTGCGCTGGGAGCCCTCCAAGAAGGACTCGGACAAGGCCAAGATTGAGATCAAATCCGTCAAAGAGGTGCGTGTGGGCAAGAAAACGCCCGTCCTGCGCAGCAATGGCCTCTCTGACCAGTTCCCGGACGAGTGCGCCTTCTCCATCATCTATGGAGACAACTACGAGTCCCTGGACCTGGTGGCCAGCTCAGCAGATGTGGTGAGTGCCTGGGTGATGGGGCTGCGCTATCTGGTGTCCTATGGAAAGCACAGCCCCGAGGCGCCCGGGACTGGCCACCCCAGCCTGCGGACGTCTTGGATCTCCTCCGTCTTCGACCTTGCTGACCTGGAGAAGTCTGGCCGCATCCCTGTGTCCCGGGCTGTGCAGCTGATCAAGGCACTCAACCCTGGCATGAAGACCTCCACCATCGAACTGAAGTtcaaggagctgcagaaggcCAGCGAGCGCCCTGGCACAGAGGTGGCCTGTGACCTCTTTGTGGAGGCATACTGCGAGCTCTGCACCCGCCCTGAGATCTTTTTCCTGCTGGTCCAGTTCTCCAGCAACAAGGAATACCTGGGTGTGAAGGACCTGCTGATGTTCCTGGAGGTGGAGCAGGGCATGGAGGGGGTGACAGAGGAGAAGTGCTTGGAGATCGTCAGCAAGTATGAGCCCTccaaggaggggagggagaagggctACCTGGCCATCGACGGCTTCACGCGTTACCTGCTCTCTGCCGACTGCTCCATCTTTGACCCGCAGCACCGCAAGGTCTGCCAGGACAtggcacagcccctctcccactACTACatcagctctgcccacagcGCCTGCCTGCTGGAGGACAACTTCTGGGGCCGCTCAGACATCACCGGCTACATCAGTGCCCTGGGCCTGGGCTGCCGCAGCATCGAGCTGGTGCTGTGGGATGGCCCTGAGGGTGAGCCCGTGGTCTACACCAGcccctcagctgcctcctgcGTGCCCTTCCGTGCCGTGGTGGGGCTGATTGACCAGCACGCCTTCACTGCCTCTGCCTACCCCCTCATCCTCTGCCTGGTGGTGCGCTGCTCGGCCGCCCAGCAGCGACTCGCTGCCCAGTGCCTGCGCAAGACGCTGGGGGAGAAGCTGTACCTGGAGCCCCCCAACCCCGTGGCATCCTACCTGCCCTCCCCAGAGGAGCTCAAGGGCCGCATCCTCATCAAGGGCAAGAAGCTGCCGCCCACCTGCGAGGACAGCGAGGGGGAGGTGTCGGACGAGGAGGAAGGCTGGGAGCTGGCGCGGCGGCTGGGCCAGGAGGACCGGGAGGCGCCGGAGGGAGGCGGCCTGCGGCGGGTGCGCCTCAGCCGTGAGCTCTCAGAGCTGGtgagcctctgccaggcagtGCCCTTCCAGGACTTTGAGAGCTCCAGGCGTGGGCAACGCTACTGGGAGATGTGCTCCTTCAGCGAGGTGGAGGCGGGACGCTTCGCCAATGAGTGCCCGGCTGAGCTGGTCAGCTACAACAAGCGGTTCCTCTCCCGCATCTACCCCAGCCCCATGCGCATCGACGCCAGCAACATGAACCCCCAGGATTTCTGGAAATGCGGCTGCCAGATGGTGGCTATGAACTACCAGACACCAGGGCTCATGATGGACCTGAATGCGGGCTGGTTCCGGCAGAACGGGGCCTGTGGCTACGTCCTCCGCCCGGCCATCATGCGGGAGGAGGTCTCCTATTTCAGTGCCAATGCCAAGGACTCCCTGCCTGGGGTGCCTGCCCAGCTCCTACACCTCAAGGTCATCAGCGGGCAGAACCTGCCCAAGCCCAAGGGCTCAGGGGCCAAGGGGGAGGTTGTGGAGCCCTATGTCTGTGCTGAAATCCATGGCATCCCAGCCGACTGTGCTGAGCACCGCACCAAGACCGCCCTGCAGAGCGGGGACAACCCCATCTTCGACGAGAGCCTGGAGTTCCAGATCAACCTGCCGGAGCTGGCTGTCCTGCGCTTCGTTGTGCTGGACGATGACTACATCGGGGACGAGTTCATTGCCCAGTACACCATCCCCTTCGAGTGCCTGCAGCCCGGATACCGCCACGTCCCCCTCCAGTCGCTGGCCGGGGAGCCCCTGCCCCACGCCACCCTCTTTGTGCATGTGGCCATCACTGACCGTCGTGGTGGGGGCAAGGGGCACCGCCGGGGGCTGGCagggcgccggggccgccgggtGCGGGAGTACACTTCCACCAAGGCCACTGGCATCAAAGCCATCGATGAAGTCTTCCGGACGGCCACGCAGCCGCTGCGGGAGGCCACTGACCTGCGGGAGAATGTACAG AATGCCTTGGTCTCCTTCAAGGAGCTGTGTGGGCTGACACCCGCTGCCAATATGAAGCAGTGCATCCTGACGGTGTCCACGTGGCTGCTGCACAGCGACAGCACGCCCAGCGTCACCCTCAACCTGGCAGAGCAGTACCCCCCCATGGAGGCCCAGGGCCCCATCCCCGACCTGCTGCGCAAGGTCCTCACTGCCTACGAGACG ATGATCCAGACTAGCCGGACGCTGATCGAGTCTGCCGACGCGGTGTACGGGAAGCTCatccaggcacagcaggcag GGATGGATTTCCACAAGGAGCTGCACCGCATCGAGACCAAGGAAGGGCTGCGCGGCCGCAAGCTGCAGAAGGCGCTGGAGAGCTTTGCCTGGAACATCACTGTGCTCAAG GGCCAGGCTGACCTCCTCAAGCACGCCAAGGCGGAGGCGCTGGACAACCTGTGGCAGATCCACAATGCGGGACAGTCCTGCGGCATTGGCAGGAACGGATCGGCCTCGCCGGAGCCCTCTCGGCTGCAGGCCCCGCTGGAGCCCATCCCTGAGACGGACGGAGGTGGCGACACGGCGTCCTGCTGA
- the KCNH4 gene encoding potassium voltage-gated channel subfamily H member 4: MPVMKGLLAPQNTFLDTIATRFDGTHSNFILANAQGRCGFPIVYCSDGFCDLTGFARTEVMQKNCSCRFLCGAETSEPILQSIQKALDSRQEYQTEVCFYKKGGAAFWCLLDIMPIKNEKGEVVLFLFSFKDITESRGRSCLGDKKEEKQRSEKQKSKKPGNSHLRAARKQGRTMLHQLSSQFVRRDRGEMKINRNVFDDKPSIPEYKVASVQKSRFILLHYSIFKALWDWLILLATFYVAITVPYNVCFTGTEDSLSAARSTIVSDIAVEMLFILDIILNFRTTYVSQSGQVVYDPRSICLHYVATWFFVDLIAALPFDLLYIFNVTVTSLVHLLKTVRLLRLLRLLQKLDRYSQYSAMVLTLLMSMFALLAHWMACIWYVIGRKELESNDPRTWDIGWLHELGKRLEAPYINNSVGGPSIRSAYIASLYFTLSSLTSVGFGNVCANTDTEKIFSICTMLIGALMHAVVFGNVTAIIQRMYSRRSLYHTRMKDLKDFIRVHHLPQQLKQRMLEYFQTTWSVNNGIDANELLHDFPDELRADVAMHLNKDILQLPIFETASRGCLRSLSLHIKTSFCAPGEYLLRQGDALQANYFVCSGSLEVLKDDVVLAILGKGDLIGADLCSTDQVIKTNADVKALTYCDLQHIGLRGLCEVLQLYPEYASKFTADIHQDLTFNLREGSEMEGLCRYSRSPRLSQAPQPRPESGAAPEKPLPSIVEDEEEPDEVFQQSPASTSRRKLLLPALSSSVRRGSLSSLLGDELCQVSALRHNCHPPARGSRGRSPSPQCRRDTRPPERDGGVGRRPAKLLIPSLHTSGPPDLSPRVVDGIEDNRGTSESQTFCFNMDPPPSAARDSPTSAGTDTGGPALVMEAEEIKQNISRLNQEVWWGPEINHLNQEVSHLSQELQSMMELLKGHLGAPQPPVCPCRLPATVPPPLRPSPPAAPVPSSPPVPPSSLSSPSASPRAKRCPVRSRSAHAAALHPWVGAEGPRPPRGDTPGPDPRRGSDSQPPWLPPRSARSFPGCSAGAWPRTRPQPRSGSTSSH, from the exons ATGCCGGTGATGAAGGGGCTGCTGGCGCCGCAGAACACCTTCCTGGACACCATCGCCACCCGCTTCGATGGCACAC ACAGCAACTTCATCCTGGCAAACGCGCAGGGCCGCTGTGGCTTCCCCATCGTCTACTGCTCTGATGGCTTCTGCGACCTCACCGGCTTTGCCCGCACCGAGGTCATGCAGAAGAACTGCAGCTGCCGCTTCCTCTGCGGGGCTGAGACCAGCGAGCCCATCCTGCAGAGCATCCAGAAGGCACTGGACAGCAGGCAGGAGTACCAGACTGAGGTCTGCTTCTACAAGAAGGGTG GAGCTGCCTTTTGGTGCCTGCTGGACATCATGCCCATCAAGAATGAAAAGGGGGAGGTGGtgctcttcctcttctccttcaaGGACATCACAGAGAGccgaggcaggagctgccttggTGACAAGAAGGAGG agaagcagaggagTGAGAAGCAGAAGAGCAAGAAGCCTGGGAACTCACACCTGAGGGCTGCAAGGAAGCAGGGCCGGACCATGTTGCACCAGCTCAGCAGCCAGTTTGTCCGGAGGGACCGTGGCGAGATGAAAATCAACCGT AACGTGTTTGATGACAAGCCGTCCATCCCCGAGTACAAGGTGGCCTCGGTGCAGAAGTCCCGCTTCATCCTGCTCCACTACAGCATCTTCAAGGCACTCTGGGACTGGTTGATCCTGCTGGCCACCTTCTACGTGGCTATCACTGTCCCCTACAACGTCTGCTTCACGGGCACAGAGGACAGTCTCTCCGCTGCCCGCAGCACCATTGTCAGCGACATCGCCGTGGAGATGCTCTTCATCCTGG ATATCATCCTGAACTTCCGGACTACATACGTCAGCCAGTCGGGCCAGGTTGTGTACGACCCTCGCTCCATCTGCCTCCATTACGTGGCCACCTGGTTCTTTGTGGATCTGATCGCTGCTCTGCCCTTCGATCTGCTCTACATCTTCAATGTGACCGTG ACCTCGCTGGTTCACCTGCTGAAGACGGTGCGGCTGCTGCGGCTGCTGCGGCTGCTGCAGAAGCTGGACCGGTACTCGCAGTACAGCGCCATGGTGCTCACGCTGCTCATGTCCATGTTTGCACTGCTGGCACATTGGATGGCCTGCATCTGGTACGTCATCGGCCGCAAGGAGCTGGAGAGCAACGACCCCCGCACCTGGGACATCG GCTGGCTGCATGAGCTGGGCAAGAGGCTGGAGGCTCCCTACATCAACAATTCGGTGGGGGGCCCCTCCATCCGCAGCGCCTACATCGCCTCCCTCTACTTCACCCTCAGCAGCCTGACCAGCGTGGGCTTCGGCAACGTCTGCGCCAACACCGACACCGAGAAGATCTTCTCTATCTGCACCATGCTCATTGGGG CGCTGATGCACGCCGTTGTCTTTGGCAATGTCACGGCCATCATCCAGCGCATGTACTCGCGCCGCTCACTCTACCACACGCGCATGAAGGACCTCAAGGACTTCATCCGTGTCCATcacctgccccagcagctcaaGCAGAGGATGCTGGAGTACTTCCAGACCACCTGGTCGGTGAACAACGGCATTGATGCTAACGAG ctgctgcacgaCTTCCCCGACGAGCTGCGTGCGGACGTGGCCATGCACCTCAACAAGGacatcctgcagctgcccatCTTCGAGACGGCCAGCCGGGGCTGCCTCCGCTCCCTCTCGCTCCACATCAAGACCTCATTCTGTGCCCCGGGGGAGTATTTGCTGCGCCAGGGCGATGCCTTGCAGGCCAACTACTTCGTCTGCTCCGGCTCCCTCGAGGTGCTGAAGGACGACGTGGTCCTGGCCATCCTGG GCAAAGGGGATTTGATTGGAGCCGACCTGTGCAGCACGGACCAGGTGATCAAGACCAATGCGGATGTGAAGGCACTGACCTACTGCGACCTTCAGCACATCGGGCTGCGGGGGCTCTGTGAAGTGCTCCAGCTCTATCCTGAGTACGCCAGCAAATTCACAGCTGACATCCACCAGGACCTGACCTTCAACCTGCGGGAGGGCAGCGAGATGGAG GGGCTCTGCCGCTACTCCCGGTCCCCGAGGCTGTCGCAGGCGCCACAG CCTCGTCCGGAGAGCGGTGCTGCCCCGGAGAAGCCCCTTCCCTCCATTgtggaggatgaggaggagcccGACGAGGTTTTCCAGCAGtcccctgccagcacctcccgccgcaagctgctgctgcccgcgCTGAGCAGCTCAGTGCGCCGCggctccctgagcagcctcctgGGTGATGAGCTGTGCCAGGTCTCAGCCCTGCGGCACAACTGCCACCCCCCagcccgcggcagccgcggccgCAGCCCCTCTCCGCAGTGCCGGCGGGACACCCGGCCCCCGGAGCGTGACGGCGGCGTGGGCAGGAGGCCGGCCAAGCTCCTcatcccctccctgcacacTTCTGGCCCGCCCGACCTCAGTCCCAG AGTCGTGGATGGGATTGAAGACAACAGAGGGACTTCGGAGTCACAAACCTTCTGCTTCAACATGGACCCGCCGCCAAGTGCGGCAAGGGACTCCCCCACCTCAG cagggactgACACAGGCGGCCCAGCTCTGGTGATGGAGGCAgaggaaataaagcagaataTCAGCAGGCTCAACCAGGAGGTGTGGTGGGGACCAGAG ATCAACCACCTCAACCAGGAGGTTTCACAcctcagccaggagctgcagagcatgATGGAGCTGCTCAAGGGTCACCTGggcgccccgcagcccccggtCTGTCCCTGCCGTCTGCCTGCCACCGTCCCGCCGCCTCTCCGGCCCTCGCCGCCCGCTGCCCCGGTGCCCTCCTCGCCGCCGGtgccccccagctccctcagctcccccaGCGCCAGCCCGCGGGCCAAGCGCTGCCCCGTCCGCAGCCGCTCTGCCCACGCcgctgccctgcacccctgggtggGCGCCGAggggccgcgcccgccgcggggGGACACCCCCGGCCCTGACCCTCGCCGGGGCTCGGACTCGCAGCCGCCCTGGCTGCCGCCTCGCTCCGCCCGTTCCTTCCCCGGCTGCTCGGCCGGGGCTTGGCCTCGCACCCGCCCGCAGCCGCGATCCGGCTCCACCAGCTCCCACTGA
- the HCRT gene encoding hypocretin neuropeptide precursor: MASLVPGTPSSESPHNGELQMRGKAWMVSGLPATALPRLPETGCSLCPSGIFGSTIVPGAIKWRWQCRGCAVACLMGHAPEPLGHLKTPGRMEVPNTKPRRAACLLLLLLFCSLAAARQTLPHCCRQKTCSCRVYDLLHGMGNHAAGILTLGKRKSVPLAFQSRLYRLLHGSGNHAAGILTMGKRGQHPGASCPDALGCPAGTVAQPTAAVPRGADTSPDGPRECQGHSGKDLSTSQAPGAARSFY; this comes from the exons ATGGCCTCATTAGTGCCAGGCACCCCATCCAGTGAGTCCCCTCACAATGGGGAGCTGCAAATGAGGGGAAAGGCCTGGATGGTCTCCGGGCTACCGGCCACAGCGCTCCCACGTCTCCCAGAGACcggctgctccctctgccccagtgGTATTTTTGGCAGCACTATTGTGCCGGGCGCTATAAAGTGGCggtggcagtgcaggggctgcGCTGTCGCCTGCCTGATGGGACATGCCCCAGAGCCGCTCGGCCACCTGAAGACCCCAGGAAGGATGGAGGTGCCCAACACCAAG CCCCGGCGAGCTgcctgcctcctgctcctgctcctgttcTGCTCCCTGGCTGCCGCCCGGCAGaccctgccccactgctgccGCCAGAAGACCTGCTCCTGCCGTGTCTACGACCTCCTGCACGGCATGGGCAACCACGCCGCTGGCATCCTCACGCTGGGCAAGAGGAAGAGCGTCCCCCTGGCCTTCCAGAGCCGGCTCTACCGCCTGCTCCATGGCTCCGGCAACCACGCCGCGGGCATCCTCACAATGGGCAAGCGAGGGCAGCACCCGGGCGCCTCCTGCCCCGACGCGCTGGGCTGCCCTGCGGGCACGGTCGCCCAGCCGACAGCAGCGGTGCCGCGGGGTGCTGACACCAGCCCCGACGGCCCCAGGGAGTgccagggacactcagggaaGGACCTGAGCACGAGCCAGGCCCCGGGAGCCGCAAGGAGCTTTTACTGA
- the GHDC gene encoding GH3 domain-containing protein isoform X1, protein MLPAVAVAAVVAMAVAVAVAVPALRHRLVRSALRRAGSRYRRRLQALGSDVRRRQERRLRRLLGTGTAGAGSEEFRERHPLAQPCRDEAPADPVPPLRLWALLPGCWDSDPRLQGSLLYLDALGAAFPRALARRGTALLHWSPGCPRAPAGWPLPTLYCTPAAAGTLPCRAAALRVQLLFALRQRALHVLEAGLAAELQDALVALHAEWPQLAQELALGRLSPQPGLPEEVRGQLQALLSPDAARAAELRAECTRGFEGIVLRLWPQLEVVVVRTAHGVERLYCDSLRQADCQGLPFYCPFYQAAGALLGINLWPVEPEPQFLLCPDWAFCEFLPCLSNKEPRMVLLDELWEGREYGLVVTAQPGEYRCRTGEVLKVTGFHKQCPVVEPVHRESQTLSVRGESIPEEQFCHSLCRTLRMWPGARLIDYVCVESSLLGDSSGPCAPHYEVFMELQGLRDLSEGQRYKLDQCLQEDFPIYKSFRFKGSIGPLRLHLVRAGTFTRLREALGSSVPMPRVLREERLLRLIQGSVIS, encoded by the exons ATGCTGCCGGCGGTGGCGGTGGCGGCGGTGGTGGCCATGGCCGTGGCTGTGGCCGTGGCCGTGCCCGCACTACGGCACCGCCTTGTCCGTTCCGCGCTCCGCCGCGCCGGGAGCCGGTACCGGCGGcggctgcaggctctgggcagCGACGTGCGGCGGAGGCAGGAGCGGCGGCTGCGGCGCCTGCTGGGCACCGGCACGGCCGGCG CAGGCTCGGAGGAGTTCCGGGAGCGGCATCCCCTGGCGCAGCCCTGTCGGGACGAAGCGCCGGCGGATCCTGTTCCCCCGCTGCgcctctgggctctgctccccggCTGCTGGGACAGCGACCCCCGGCTGCAG GGCTCCCTGCTCTACCTGGATGCCCTCGGCGCCGCCTTTCCACGGGCACTGGCCCGCCGGGGCACGGCCCTGCTGCACTGGAGCCCCGGCTGTCCCCGCGCCCCGGCGGGGTGGCCGCTGCCCACCCTGTACTGCACCCCGGCCGCAGCGGgcaccctgccctgccgggccgCTGCGCTGCGTGTGCAGCTGCTCTTTGCGCTGCGGCAGCGGGCGCTGCATGTGCTGGAGGCCGGGCTGGCAGCCGAGCTGCAGGACGCGCTGGTGGCCCTGCACGCTGAGTGGCCCCAGCTGGCCCAGGAGCTGGCGCtgggcaggctgagcccccagcccgggctgcctGAGGAGGTGCGGggccagctgcaggcactgctgagccccGATGCTGCCCGGGCAGCCGAGCTCCGTGCCGAGTGCACCCGCGGCTTCGAGGGCATCGTGCTGCGTCTGTGGCCACAGctggaggtggtggtggtgaggaCGGCACATGGTGTGGAGAGGCTCTACTGTGACTCCCTCCGCCAGGCTgactgccaggggctgcccttCTACTGCCCCTTCTaccaggcagcaggag ctctgcttggTATAAACCTGTGGCCAGTGGAGCCAGAGCCTCAATTCCTACTGTGCCCTGACTGGGCTTTCTGTGagttcctgccctgcctgtccaACAAGGAGCCACGGATggtgctgctggatgagctcTGGGAGGGCCGCGAGTATGGGCTGGTTGTGACAGCTCAGCCAGGAGAGTACAG GTGCCGTACTGGGGAGGTGCTGAAGGTCACCGGCTTCCACAAGCAGTGTCCTGTGGTGGAACCTGTGCACAG ggagAGCCAGACGCTGAGCGTGCGAGGTGAGAGCATCCCTGAGGAGCAGTTCTGCCACAGCCTGTGCCGCACCCTGAGGATGTGGCCAGGTGCTCGCCTGATTGACTATGTCTGTGTGGAGAGCAGCCTGCTGG GTGACTCTTCGGGGCCCTGTGCCCCCCACTACGAGGTGTTTATGGAGCTGCAGGGCCTGCGGGACCTGTCAGAGGGGCAGCGCTACAAG CTGGACCAGTGTCTCCAGGAGGACTTCCCCATCTATAAATCCTTCCGCTTCAAGGGCAGCATTGGGCCCCTGCGCCTGCACCTGGTGAGAGCTGGGACCTTCACCCGGCTGCGGGAagctctgggctcctctgtGCCCATGCCCAGGGTCCTGCGTGAGGAGCGGCTGCTGCGGCTCATCCAGGGATCAGTCATCTCCTAG
- the GHDC gene encoding GH3 domain-containing protein isoform X2, translated as MLPAVAVAAVVAMAVAVAVAVPALRHRLVRSALRRAGSRYRRRLQALGSDVRRRQERRLRRLLGTGTAGGSEEFRERHPLAQPCRDEAPADPVPPLRLWALLPGCWDSDPRLQGSLLYLDALGAAFPRALARRGTALLHWSPGCPRAPAGWPLPTLYCTPAAAGTLPCRAAALRVQLLFALRQRALHVLEAGLAAELQDALVALHAEWPQLAQELALGRLSPQPGLPEEVRGQLQALLSPDAARAAELRAECTRGFEGIVLRLWPQLEVVVVRTAHGVERLYCDSLRQADCQGLPFYCPFYQAAGALLGINLWPVEPEPQFLLCPDWAFCEFLPCLSNKEPRMVLLDELWEGREYGLVVTAQPGEYRCRTGEVLKVTGFHKQCPVVEPVHRESQTLSVRGESIPEEQFCHSLCRTLRMWPGARLIDYVCVESSLLGDSSGPCAPHYEVFMELQGLRDLSEGQRYKLDQCLQEDFPIYKSFRFKGSIGPLRLHLVRAGTFTRLREALGSSVPMPRVLREERLLRLIQGSVIS; from the exons ATGCTGCCGGCGGTGGCGGTGGCGGCGGTGGTGGCCATGGCCGTGGCTGTGGCCGTGGCCGTGCCCGCACTACGGCACCGCCTTGTCCGTTCCGCGCTCCGCCGCGCCGGGAGCCGGTACCGGCGGcggctgcaggctctgggcagCGACGTGCGGCGGAGGCAGGAGCGGCGGCTGCGGCGCCTGCTGGGCACCGGCACGGCCGGCG GCTCGGAGGAGTTCCGGGAGCGGCATCCCCTGGCGCAGCCCTGTCGGGACGAAGCGCCGGCGGATCCTGTTCCCCCGCTGCgcctctgggctctgctccccggCTGCTGGGACAGCGACCCCCGGCTGCAG GGCTCCCTGCTCTACCTGGATGCCCTCGGCGCCGCCTTTCCACGGGCACTGGCCCGCCGGGGCACGGCCCTGCTGCACTGGAGCCCCGGCTGTCCCCGCGCCCCGGCGGGGTGGCCGCTGCCCACCCTGTACTGCACCCCGGCCGCAGCGGgcaccctgccctgccgggccgCTGCGCTGCGTGTGCAGCTGCTCTTTGCGCTGCGGCAGCGGGCGCTGCATGTGCTGGAGGCCGGGCTGGCAGCCGAGCTGCAGGACGCGCTGGTGGCCCTGCACGCTGAGTGGCCCCAGCTGGCCCAGGAGCTGGCGCtgggcaggctgagcccccagcccgggctgcctGAGGAGGTGCGGggccagctgcaggcactgctgagccccGATGCTGCCCGGGCAGCCGAGCTCCGTGCCGAGTGCACCCGCGGCTTCGAGGGCATCGTGCTGCGTCTGTGGCCACAGctggaggtggtggtggtgaggaCGGCACATGGTGTGGAGAGGCTCTACTGTGACTCCCTCCGCCAGGCTgactgccaggggctgcccttCTACTGCCCCTTCTaccaggcagcaggag ctctgcttggTATAAACCTGTGGCCAGTGGAGCCAGAGCCTCAATTCCTACTGTGCCCTGACTGGGCTTTCTGTGagttcctgccctgcctgtccaACAAGGAGCCACGGATggtgctgctggatgagctcTGGGAGGGCCGCGAGTATGGGCTGGTTGTGACAGCTCAGCCAGGAGAGTACAG GTGCCGTACTGGGGAGGTGCTGAAGGTCACCGGCTTCCACAAGCAGTGTCCTGTGGTGGAACCTGTGCACAG ggagAGCCAGACGCTGAGCGTGCGAGGTGAGAGCATCCCTGAGGAGCAGTTCTGCCACAGCCTGTGCCGCACCCTGAGGATGTGGCCAGGTGCTCGCCTGATTGACTATGTCTGTGTGGAGAGCAGCCTGCTGG GTGACTCTTCGGGGCCCTGTGCCCCCCACTACGAGGTGTTTATGGAGCTGCAGGGCCTGCGGGACCTGTCAGAGGGGCAGCGCTACAAG CTGGACCAGTGTCTCCAGGAGGACTTCCCCATCTATAAATCCTTCCGCTTCAAGGGCAGCATTGGGCCCCTGCGCCTGCACCTGGTGAGAGCTGGGACCTTCACCCGGCTGCGGGAagctctgggctcctctgtGCCCATGCCCAGGGTCCTGCGTGAGGAGCGGCTGCTGCGGCTCATCCAGGGATCAGTCATCTCCTAG